A window of the Deltaproteobacteria bacterium genome harbors these coding sequences:
- a CDS encoding mechanosensitive ion channel codes for MSHDLPQWGSLLIIPAGAVVLFLLKKFIFRLLRKWTERTEGKWDDLIVEALDRPVTLFLLAGVVGLLPPFLSLSDNWQRTIGLLARLLAIFGFALFIQKILLELHRRYVSNHESFKNYSSLIRVFITIGVYALFLLIFLDTAGISITPIIASLGVGSIAIALALQDALANLFSGFYILIDKPVRVGDFVKLESGDCGYVESIGWRGVRIRLLPNNIVVIPNSKLSGSVITNYHYPDKEMAFTVDVGVDYSSSLEKVETVTVEIARDVMKSVTGGIPGFEPVVRFHTFGDSSINFSVALRAREYTDQFLLKHEFIKRLHQRYQKEGISIPFPVRTVYLQKET; via the coding sequence ATGTCACACGATCTACCTCAGTGGGGTTCGCTCCTTATTATTCCGGCGGGTGCCGTTGTCCTCTTTCTGCTTAAGAAATTTATCTTTCGTTTGCTCAGAAAATGGACCGAACGGACGGAAGGGAAATGGGATGATCTGATTGTTGAGGCGTTGGATCGGCCCGTCACGCTTTTTTTGTTGGCTGGAGTGGTTGGGCTTCTCCCACCTTTTTTGTCCCTTTCTGATAATTGGCAAAGGACAATCGGACTCTTGGCGCGGCTCCTTGCGATCTTCGGGTTTGCCCTCTTTATTCAGAAGATCCTTCTCGAGCTCCATCGTCGCTATGTTTCGAATCACGAGTCTTTTAAAAATTATTCCAGCCTGATTCGTGTTTTTATCACGATCGGCGTCTATGCCCTTTTTCTGCTGATCTTCCTGGATACGGCGGGGATCTCGATCACGCCGATCATCGCTTCACTGGGTGTGGGGAGTATCGCAATTGCCTTGGCCCTACAGGATGCGCTCGCTAACCTTTTCTCAGGATTTTACATCCTGATCGACAAGCCGGTTCGAGTGGGGGACTTCGTGAAGCTCGAATCAGGTGATTGCGGTTACGTTGAGTCGATCGGCTGGAGGGGGGTCCGGATTCGGCTTCTTCCGAACAATATCGTTGTCATTCCGAACTCTAAATTGTCCGGCAGTGTCATTACGAACTACCATTACCCCGATAAGGAGATGGCCTTCACGGTTGACGTGGGTGTTGATTATTCCAGTTCATTGGAAAAGGTGGAGACAGTGACAGTCGAGATTGCGCGAGACGTGATGAAATCGGTGACGGGGGGTATTCCGGGATTCGAACCGGTGGTTCGCTTTCATACCTTTGGGGATTCGAGTATTAATTTTTCCGTCGCTCTCAGGGCTCGGGAATATACCGATCAGTTCCTGCTCAAACATGAATTCATCAAGAGGCTCCATCAGCGTTATCAGAAGGAAGGGATCTCGATCCCGTTTCCCGTTCGGACAGTTTACTTGCAGAAGGAGACATAA
- a CDS encoding type 1 glutamine amidotransferase: protein MKKILVFQHAETETLGNLEKEIRLQNLEYEILEVYRNPQFPTGKELEEKYSAVISLGGPMSVYEMKNGRYPWMEKEFLLLREALRLKMPILGICLGSQLLAHAAGAEVRKGPKKEIGWHWIRFDDWFSKRNPLTFQCDLSKQHIVFHWHGDLFDLPVEGYRLAWNDHYPVQMFCYQGNAVGIQFHPEMTEEMIKKWVASERDGLHRSGMDPEKILDEIPSYLPDLAKLCHKFFYGFATLIRENVRRAA, encoded by the coding sequence ATGAAGAAAATTCTCGTTTTTCAACATGCCGAGACAGAGACTTTAGGGAATCTTGAGAAGGAGATCCGTCTTCAAAATCTGGAATATGAGATTCTCGAGGTCTATCGAAATCCGCAATTTCCGACAGGAAAGGAACTGGAAGAGAAGTACAGTGCGGTCATCAGTCTCGGTGGACCAATGTCTGTTTATGAAATGAAGAATGGGCGTTATCCCTGGATGGAGAAGGAATTTCTCCTCCTCCGTGAGGCATTACGTCTGAAGATGCCAATTTTGGGGATCTGTCTGGGTTCTCAGCTTCTTGCCCATGCCGCCGGGGCTGAGGTGAGGAAAGGGCCGAAGAAAGAGATCGGCTGGCATTGGATTCGTTTCGATGATTGGTTTTCGAAGAGGAATCCGCTGACCTTTCAATGCGATCTTTCAAAACAGCATATTGTTTTTCATTGGCATGGAGATCTTTTTGATCTCCCGGTCGAGGGGTATCGTCTCGCCTGGAATGATCATTATCCGGTGCAGATGTTTTGTTATCAGGGAAACGCCGTGGGGATCCAGTTTCATCCGGAAATGACGGAAGAGATGATCAAAAAATGGGTCGCTTCGGAGCGTGATGGGCTTCATCGTTCCGGAATGGATCCGGAAAAGATTTTAGACGAGATCCCGAGCTATCTCCCGGATCTCGCAAAGTTGTGCCACAAGTTTTTTTATGGTTTTGCCACACTCATTCGTGAAAATGTGAGGCGAGCGGCGTAA
- a CDS encoding FAD-dependent thymidylate synthase: MTEVFLSEPPVVTLAGFIGEPYNLSIAAARTCYSSKGILTTADVVKDSAALALRDKIAKSTLEAGHLTTRQHGSFVFALDKISRHFIWSFLHSHPFYNSEQVSQRYVKVAPGHFTIPPLKDRQKDRYLEVVNLQMETYNRLIELLLPDIRRRFFKIFPAREKSEKIYEAKLKKRAYEIARYILPVATHSYMYHTVSALTLLRYYRLSELFDTPFEQRYVVQKMVDAVCEADPDFKKELKDPIPLEETPEYRFFSEKFGRFNPARNKEFIREFDQSLDGHDSRLVDYKSNAEAVLAQSVREVLGLFKAQLVDDEAIDLVMNPAKNSYFGDTLNLTTLSKLTRTMAHPHYTFQKKISHTADSQDQRHRMTPASRPILFAHYTGEPDYISPMLIRENDGPRQVYEEAMRKIFRGINDLLSDGVSPEFALYLLPNAFPIRFQESGDLLNLHHKWRTRACYDAQEEIFFATIDELKQVQEIHPRIARHILAPCYLRKGAGIKPYCPEGDRYCGVPVWKYGIEQYERLL, encoded by the coding sequence ATGACAGAAGTCTTCCTCTCAGAGCCACCTGTTGTTACCTTAGCTGGGTTTATTGGGGAACCATACAATCTCTCTATCGCTGCGGCGAGGACCTGTTACTCCTCGAAGGGGATCCTGACGACGGCGGATGTCGTTAAGGATTCAGCGGCCCTTGCGCTTCGGGATAAGATTGCGAAGTCAACCCTCGAGGCGGGACATCTGACAACCCGGCAGCATGGAAGTTTTGTCTTTGCGCTCGATAAAATTTCACGCCACTTCATCTGGTCGTTTCTGCACAGCCATCCTTTTTACAATTCAGAACAGGTGAGTCAGAGATACGTGAAGGTCGCCCCCGGCCATTTCACGATCCCTCCACTCAAGGATCGGCAGAAGGATCGGTATCTTGAGGTCGTCAACCTCCAGATGGAGACCTATAATCGACTCATTGAGCTTCTTCTTCCGGATATTCGGCGAAGATTCTTTAAAATTTTTCCGGCACGGGAAAAGTCAGAAAAGATTTACGAAGCGAAACTGAAAAAACGGGCCTATGAAATCGCTCGGTATATCCTGCCGGTCGCGACACATTCTTACATGTACCATACGGTAAGTGCCCTGACACTTTTGCGCTACTACCGATTGTCAGAATTGTTCGATACCCCTTTTGAGCAGCGTTATGTGGTCCAGAAGATGGTTGATGCGGTCTGCGAGGCGGATCCTGATTTTAAAAAGGAGCTCAAAGATCCAATTCCTCTGGAAGAGACGCCTGAGTACCGGTTCTTTTCAGAAAAATTTGGCAGATTTAATCCCGCAAGAAATAAGGAATTTATCCGGGAGTTTGATCAATCTCTCGACGGGCATGATTCAAGGCTCGTTGACTACAAATCAAACGCCGAGGCGGTCCTAGCCCAGTCGGTGCGGGAGGTGCTGGGCCTTTTCAAAGCGCAACTTGTCGATGATGAGGCGATCGATCTTGTTATGAATCCGGCAAAGAATTCCTATTTTGGAGATACGCTCAATCTCACAACGCTCTCCAAGCTGACACGGACGATGGCCCATCCTCACTACACCTTTCAGAAAAAGATCTCGCATACCGCTGACTCGCAGGATCAACGTCACCGGATGACCCCGGCCTCGCGCCCGATCCTGTTCGCTCATTATACCGGAGAGCCGGATTATATTTCGCCAATGCTGATTCGGGAGAACGACGGGCCTCGACAAGTTTACGAAGAGGCGATGCGGAAGATTTTCCGAGGGATCAATGATCTCTTGAGTGATGGGGTCTCTCCTGAATTCGCGCTCTACCTCTTGCCGAACGCCTTTCCGATCCGGTTTCAGGAGTCGGGGGATCTCTTGAATCTGCATCATAAATGGCGCACGCGCGCCTGTTACGATGCGCAAGAGGAGATCTTCTTCGCGACGATCGATGAACTGAAACAGGTGCAGGAGATCCATCCGCGGATTGCACGACATATCCTTGCCCCTTGTTATTTAAGAAAAGGGGCGGGGATCAAACCGTACTGTCCCGAGGGGGATCGGTACTGCGGCGTGCCGGTTTGGAAGTATGGGATTGAGCAGTACGAGCGGCTTCTTTAG
- the folB gene encoding dihydroneopterin aldolase — translation MILRIKSLRLRTIIGTDDWERKVKQDIVVHIEMDIDAQKACKTDRLKDTVNYKPMTKAIIRHVESSRYFLIEKLASEILKLVMKNRKVLRATVEVEKPFALRFADSVSVKVSSDES, via the coding sequence ATGATCCTCCGAATCAAAAGCCTGAGACTCAGGACGATTATTGGGACCGATGACTGGGAAAGAAAGGTCAAACAAGACATTGTTGTTCATATTGAGATGGATATTGATGCCCAAAAGGCATGCAAGACAGATCGATTGAAAGATACGGTTAATTATAAGCCGATGACGAAGGCGATTATTCGACATGTCGAATCGTCGCGTTATTTCCTGATCGAGAAATTAGCCAGTGAAATTCTCAAACTTGTGATGAAAAACAGGAAGGTCCTTCGTGCGACGGTCGAGGTTGAGAAACCATTCGCCCTCCGGTTCGCCGATTCGGTTTCTGTGAAGGTCAGCTCTGATGAATCTTAA
- a CDS encoding 6-carboxytetrahydropterin synthase: MFQICKTIYFCYGHRLMGHEGGCGHLHGHNARVEILLKSETLDQRDFVFDFGEITAKVKTWIDQEMDHKMLLRKDDPLIGPLRELGEPVVVFEANPSAEAIARKIYRYAVQKELPVEEVKVWETESAWASYRGE; the protein is encoded by the coding sequence ATGTTTCAAATCTGTAAAACAATTTACTTTTGTTACGGCCACCGGTTGATGGGTCACGAAGGGGGGTGTGGCCACTTGCATGGACATAATGCGAGGGTGGAGATTCTCTTGAAGAGTGAGACGCTCGATCAGAGGGATTTCGTCTTTGACTTTGGTGAGATCACCGCTAAGGTCAAGACCTGGATCGATCAGGAGATGGATCACAAAATGCTCCTCCGAAAAGACGATCCGTTGATCGGTCCCCTAAGAGAGCTTGGAGAACCGGTCGTGGTTTTTGAGGCGAACCCCTCTGCGGAGGCGATTGCCCGGAAGATTTATCGCTACGCTGTTCAGAAGGAATTACCTGTGGAAGAGGTGAAGGTCTGGGAGACCGAGAGTGCTTGGGCTTCCTATCGAGGAGAATGA
- a CDS encoding SDR family NAD(P)-dependent oxidoreductase yields the protein MNLKGKTVLITGAARRLGRALAERFASKGSNVLIHYGKSRREALALVSNLRNRSVESDAYQAELSDLKSIARMVRKIRRDGYSIDILINNASIFYPAPFGRVKEGDWDAFLDINLKAPFFLIQSIAPLMRRGGRIINIGDRGGGRPDKNFLPYSISKAALIALTEGLAKILPPKIQIFAVCPGPILPASYLGKGRQKKVMGRMSKKWWGTVEDFVKAVFLNVSNL from the coding sequence ATGAATCTTAAAGGAAAAACAGTACTCATTACCGGCGCCGCGAGGCGTTTGGGGCGGGCGCTTGCCGAAAGATTCGCCTCTAAAGGCTCGAACGTTCTCATTCATTATGGAAAGTCTCGCAGAGAAGCGCTTGCGCTCGTTTCTAATCTTCGGAATCGGAGTGTGGAATCCGATGCCTATCAGGCGGAGCTTTCCGATCTGAAATCGATCGCTCGAATGGTTCGAAAAATAAGGCGCGATGGCTACTCGATCGACATCCTGATCAACAACGCCTCGATTTTTTATCCAGCGCCTTTTGGTCGTGTGAAAGAAGGTGACTGGGATGCCTTTCTGGATATCAATTTGAAGGCCCCTTTTTTTCTGATCCAGTCGATTGCCCCGCTTATGAGAAGAGGGGGGAGGATTATTAATATCGGTGACAGGGGAGGGGGTCGTCCTGACAAAAATTTTCTCCCTTACTCTATCTCAAAGGCAGCTCTCATCGCCCTTACCGAAGGGCTTGCCAAGATCCTGCCCCCCAAGATACAGATTTTTGCCGTCTGTCCCGGTCCGATTCTGCCAGCCTCCTATCTTGGGAAGGGGCGCCAGAAAAAGGTGATGGGAAGAATGTCGAAAAAGTGGTGGGGGACGGTGGAAGATTTTGTGAAGGCGGTTTTTTTGAATGTTTCAAATCTGTAA
- a CDS encoding DNA primase, with the protein MPLKKAGRHFKGLCPFHPEKTASFMVNPERQIFHCFGCGEGGNVIGFLMKYESLEFPQALEKLAQRFGITLKKSFQDSPAHQKKKSEKELLLKINRIAARHFFDNLHEGEKGKKGRGYLEGRKINLKSAREALLGYAVPSGRELVNHLREKGISLEAAEKVGLIRKRDDQTFYDFFRDRLIFTIVSPQGEILGFSGRSLDSEVDPKYLNSADSPIYNKSESLLGFHVAKQPIRMKDQVILVEGNFDQLRLYQEGIMNTVAPLGTALTEKQVTLLKRYTSNFILIFDGDAAGQKAAMRALEVCLPLGIMPRAVTLNPSEDPDSFVMKEGAKPILDRIERAPLLLDATLEKIVEEGGDSASGKRTAVERIGHFLTLLAGDVEKSLYIQKVAHLIGLPEKIVAETTLKRSKKGSNFLPDFHEDEHRVPVVEKTLVEILISGRVPPADLLLEIRGSDFSFLLLGEAWERLRVDYEGNRAIDVGRIVTQELSEGLRKILTELAIGATEWEEKEEVFARDCIKNFHLGRYRGLLKGISREIREAERAHDLVKVRELLKQKNMLLRDINTLH; encoded by the coding sequence TTGCCCTTAAAAAAGGCGGGACGACACTTCAAAGGTCTCTGCCCTTTTCATCCTGAAAAAACAGCCTCTTTCATGGTGAATCCAGAACGCCAGATCTTCCATTGTTTTGGGTGTGGTGAGGGAGGAAATGTTATCGGCTTTCTGATGAAATATGAATCATTGGAGTTCCCGCAAGCCTTGGAAAAACTGGCCCAGCGCTTTGGGATTACACTCAAAAAAAGCTTTCAGGACAGCCCTGCCCATCAAAAAAAGAAATCGGAAAAAGAGCTCCTTCTGAAAATCAATCGAATCGCTGCCCGTCATTTCTTCGACAACCTTCATGAAGGCGAGAAAGGTAAAAAAGGCAGGGGGTATCTGGAGGGACGAAAAATCAATCTCAAGAGCGCCCGAGAGGCACTCCTGGGTTATGCCGTTCCCTCTGGCCGTGAACTTGTCAATCACCTCAGGGAAAAAGGGATCTCTCTCGAAGCGGCCGAAAAAGTCGGACTTATACGAAAAAGAGATGACCAGACATTTTATGATTTCTTCCGAGATCGCCTTATTTTTACAATTGTCTCTCCCCAAGGAGAGATTCTTGGTTTTAGTGGGCGTTCTTTGGATTCAGAAGTCGATCCAAAATATCTCAACTCAGCCGATTCCCCCATTTACAACAAAAGCGAATCACTCCTGGGATTTCATGTTGCTAAACAACCGATCCGAATGAAGGACCAGGTCATTCTGGTTGAGGGAAATTTTGATCAACTCCGTCTCTACCAGGAAGGAATCATGAACACCGTCGCGCCCCTAGGCACCGCCTTGACAGAAAAGCAGGTCACGCTTCTCAAACGTTACACCTCAAATTTTATCCTTATTTTCGACGGCGATGCTGCAGGACAAAAGGCAGCAATGCGGGCGCTCGAGGTCTGCCTGCCTCTGGGGATTATGCCTCGCGCCGTTACCCTAAATCCCTCAGAAGATCCCGATAGTTTTGTCATGAAGGAAGGGGCAAAACCGATCCTGGATCGTATTGAAAGGGCCCCTCTGCTCCTGGATGCCACCCTGGAGAAAATCGTTGAAGAGGGAGGAGATTCCGCCTCTGGAAAGCGAACCGCTGTGGAAAGAATCGGTCATTTTCTGACCCTCCTGGCAGGGGATGTAGAGAAAAGTCTCTATATTCAGAAGGTTGCGCATCTTATTGGACTCCCTGAGAAAATTGTTGCCGAGACCACCTTGAAAAGGTCGAAGAAAGGAAGCAACTTTTTACCTGATTTCCACGAGGATGAACATCGAGTTCCGGTGGTTGAGAAGACGCTTGTTGAAATTCTGATCTCGGGACGCGTACCGCCTGCAGATCTCCTTCTGGAAATAAGGGGTTCTGATTTTAGCTTCCTTCTTTTAGGGGAGGCCTGGGAACGGCTCAGGGTTGATTATGAAGGGAACCGGGCGATTGATGTGGGACGGATTGTCACTCAGGAACTCTCAGAAGGCTTGAGGAAGATATTAACCGAATTGGCCATCGGGGCCACAGAGTGGGAAGAGAAAGAAGAGGTTTTTGCTCGTGACTGCATTAAAAACTTCCATCTTGGACGGTATCGGGGCCTTTTGAAAGGAATCTCTCGAGAGATCCGAGAGGCGGAAAGGGCCCATGATCTGGTGAAAGTCAGAGAGCTCTTGAAACAAAAAAATATGCTTTTGAGAGATATCAATACATTACATTAG
- a CDS encoding 30S ribosomal protein S21: protein MSGIKIREGESFESAVRRFKRSCEKAGLLTELRKREHYEKPSVRRKKKKIAARKRALKKFRIREPW, encoded by the coding sequence GTGTCAGGCATTAAGATCCGAGAAGGTGAATCATTCGAAAGCGCTGTCCGGCGATTCAAACGATCTTGCGAAAAGGCGGGTCTGTTAACCGAACTTCGTAAAAGAGAGCATTATGAAAAACCGTCTGTAAGACGAAAGAAGAAAAAAATCGCAGCAAGGAAAAGGGCGCTGAAAAAATTCCGTATTAGGGAGCCCTGGTAA
- a CDS encoding phosphoadenylyl-sulfate reductase yields MAGVAVAEKAQEMEEKSAEEVLKWALQTYHPRIALASSFGAEDVVLIDIMVKINPKARIFTLDTGRLNPETYDVMDRVRERYGIKLEVMFPKWDTVEAMVREKGMNLFYDSIENRKECCGIRKVEPLNRALKGLDAWVTGLRREQSVTRTAVAKIEVDEAHNKMIKVNPIADWTKDQVWDYIKKNGVPYNKLHDAGYPSIGCAPCTRAVKPGENERAGRWWWENPETKECGLHVKK; encoded by the coding sequence ATGGCAGGAGTTGCTGTCGCTGAGAAAGCCCAGGAGATGGAGGAAAAGAGCGCTGAAGAGGTCTTAAAATGGGCCCTCCAGACCTACCATCCGCGGATCGCGCTCGCCTCCAGCTTTGGGGCTGAGGATGTGGTCCTGATCGATATAATGGTGAAGATCAACCCGAAGGCGCGGATTTTTACCCTCGATACCGGTCGTCTGAATCCCGAGACCTATGATGTCATGGATCGGGTTCGTGAGCGATACGGGATCAAGCTCGAGGTGATGTTCCCGAAGTGGGATACGGTCGAGGCGATGGTCAGAGAGAAGGGGATGAATCTTTTCTATGACTCGATCGAGAACCGGAAGGAATGTTGCGGTATTCGCAAGGTCGAGCCGCTGAATCGTGCGTTAAAGGGGCTCGATGCCTGGGTGACAGGTTTAAGACGGGAACAGTCCGTGACCCGAACCGCTGTGGCCAAGATTGAAGTTGATGAGGCGCATAACAAGATGATCAAGGTGAATCCGATCGCTGATTGGACGAAGGATCAGGTTTGGGACTACATCAAAAAGAACGGGGTCCCCTACAACAAACTCCATGATGCCGGTTATCCTTCGATCGGTTGTGCCCCCTGCACACGCGCCGTGAAACCTGGAGAGAATGAGCGCGCCGGTCGCTGGTGGTGGGAAAATCCGGAGACCAAGGAATGCGGGCTTCATGTAAAGAAGTAG
- the mutY gene encoding A/G-specific adenine glycosylase, whose protein sequence is MKKFRGGDKLLHWYRTHRRDLPWRKTKDPYRIWVSEIMLQQTTVETVIPYYEKFLKRFPTIESLAVAEEDEVLRYWSGLGYYSRARNLLKAAKIIVDQMGARGRAVSLSNQARIWLCQSERIDWQQLPGIGRYTAGAIASIAFGERVPVVDGNVVRVLSRLFLIGSDPKSPAGQKIFWGLAALILPDRDVGDFNQALMELGATICTPRRPACLVCPVYDECEARKKGRQDLYPRLAKRAPAQKITMTAALIQKGDSLLMVRRPAKGILKEMWEFPMVEGGAERLVRDFGFRPIRALGSIRHSVLNKRLVITPYLCQMSRIPRMKSQWIHPEEIDRFPTSSMNRKILSKLL, encoded by the coding sequence ATGAAAAAGTTTCGCGGGGGAGACAAGCTTCTTCACTGGTATCGCACCCATCGACGAGACCTCCCTTGGCGTAAGACGAAAGACCCTTACCGGATCTGGGTTTCGGAGATCATGCTCCAGCAGACGACGGTCGAGACGGTGATTCCGTATTATGAGAAATTTTTGAAACGATTTCCGACGATCGAATCACTTGCAGTGGCAGAAGAGGATGAGGTGCTACGGTATTGGTCGGGGCTCGGGTACTATTCGCGAGCGAGGAATCTATTGAAGGCAGCTAAGATAATCGTTGATCAGATGGGAGCTCGAGGGAGAGCGGTATCTCTCTCGAATCAAGCGAGGATCTGGCTTTGCCAGTCCGAGCGAATAGACTGGCAGCAACTCCCCGGCATCGGTCGCTACACCGCCGGGGCGATTGCCTCGATCGCGTTTGGGGAAAGGGTCCCGGTAGTCGATGGGAATGTGGTTCGGGTCCTGTCACGACTCTTTTTGATCGGAAGTGATCCCAAAAGTCCTGCAGGCCAGAAGATCTTTTGGGGTCTCGCCGCGCTGATTTTGCCCGATAGGGATGTTGGCGATTTTAATCAGGCGCTCATGGAACTCGGTGCGACAATTTGTACACCGAGACGACCCGCCTGTTTGGTCTGCCCTGTCTACGATGAGTGTGAGGCGCGTAAAAAGGGGAGACAGGATCTGTATCCACGATTGGCAAAAAGGGCTCCTGCTCAGAAGATCACGATGACGGCAGCCTTGATTCAAAAAGGTGATTCTCTCCTCATGGTTCGCAGGCCTGCGAAGGGGATCTTGAAAGAGATGTGGGAATTTCCGATGGTGGAGGGGGGGGCTGAGAGATTAGTCAGGGATTTCGGTTTCAGACCGATTCGTGCTTTGGGATCGATTCGGCACTCTGTTTTGAATAAGAGATTAGTCATTACCCCTTATCTCTGCCAAATGAGCCGAATTCCACGAATGAAATCTCAATGGATTCATCCGGAGGAGATCGATCGATTCCCAACCTCATCGATGAATCGAAAGATCCTTTCAAAACTTCTCTGA
- a CDS encoding GatB/YqeY domain-containing protein: MSIQEELKKGAIAAAKSKDQIKLDTIRMASSAIKYKEIEKRGVLNEDEIQRVLATLCKQRRESIEQFEKGGRKDLVEKEKRELEILKAFLPPELPEEEIRKKVKEIIGSMGATSPKDIGKVMRVLMKELAGQADGSVVGKIVQDLLK, encoded by the coding sequence ATGTCAATCCAAGAAGAACTCAAGAAAGGCGCTATTGCAGCCGCCAAGTCCAAGGATCAAATCAAGCTAGATACGATCCGGATGGCCTCATCGGCCATCAAATACAAGGAGATTGAAAAGCGAGGAGTCTTAAACGAAGATGAAATCCAGCGCGTGCTCGCGACTCTCTGCAAACAGAGGCGGGAGTCGATCGAGCAATTTGAAAAAGGGGGAAGAAAGGATCTCGTTGAGAAGGAAAAACGTGAGCTCGAGATTCTGAAGGCGTTTCTTCCTCCGGAACTTCCTGAAGAAGAAATTCGAAAAAAAGTAAAAGAGATTATTGGATCTATGGGCGCTACCTCACCGAAGGATATTGGAAAAGTGATGAGGGTTTTGATGAAGGAGTTGGCGGGACAGGCCGACGGATCGGTTGTGGGGAAGATTGTCCAGGATCTTCTGAAATAA